Part of the Candidatus Cloacimonadota bacterium genome is shown below.
CGCGTGCCTGTTTTGAATCACCCAGTCCGGCGTTAACTGCAATGTAAGGTTCAGTACCCAGTATTTCGCAGAAGGAAATGAATTCATGAAGGCCCACGTCATTGTGCTCCACACCCTGCCATGCCGGGTTCTTGCGCGGTGGTCTCCTGTCTCGGTCACCTATGCCGTCCTTCCAGTTATAGCCGCTGACAAAATTGCCCCCGGGCCAGCGATATACCGGTGCGTTGAGCTCCTTCAGCAGCGCTATGACGTCTGAACGGAATCCCTCTATATTGTCTGATGGCATCAGGCTGGCAGTGCCTACCCACACCTTTCCGTTGCCCTCCGGCTCGATAGTCAAGGAAGCATTGTGAGTCATTGCGCCGGATTGATATTTCAGCGGATAGGCAGAAAAAATAGTGCCCAGCTTGTCAATCGTGACACTCTGTGACTCCTCACCCCGGCTCAAGGTGACCTTCACGGCAGTAATACCCGGTGTAGCCTTCAGAATAATCCGACCCTCATATTCAAGATCCGGCTTGAGGCCGAGGCCTGACTGTTGAATGCCGGCAGCGCCACTGCCATCAACACCCAGCACCGGGGTTTTATCACCGGTAAAAGGATTTGCCCTGTCAACCGAAAAGAGCTCCCTCTTGCCCTTAACCTGCCATGGTGATTCCCTGTCACCGGGCAAATACCAGAACTTACGGTCTTCAAGCATCTCAGCCCATATCCCTCCATAGATGCAACGGCCAAGGTGCTCAATGAACTGTCCGTAAATATACTCTGACATTGATTCCTTTTTGTCGGCGACATCAATGGTGACCGCCGTGTTGAAGTTCTCCGATCTGAGCAGTTCGAGGGACATATCATCAAACCATGCTCTTCCCGAGGCCGGGCCGTCCAGACCGAGCAGACAGGAGAGAATTGACGAGTCATCATTACCGGTTTTGAATACGAATTCAATCTTTTGCCAGTCATTGGTTCCTGTCAGGCCTGTATATTCAGCATCAAAGGCTTCGAATCGGAAGCCGGCGCCTTTGCCACCGCGTGACTCTACCCCCTCAGTCTTAACCCAGCCGGTGAATTTGTACTCAGACCATGGCTTGAGTTCAA
Proteins encoded:
- a CDS encoding alpha-L-arabinofuranosidase; translation: MTKVELKPWSEYKFTGWVKTEGVESRGGKGAGFRFEAFDAEYTGLTGTNDWQKIEFVFKTGNDDSSILSCLLGLDGPASGRAWFDDMSLELLRSENFNTAVTIDVADKKESMSEYIYGQFIEHLGRCIYGGIWAEMLEDRKFWYLPGDRESPWQVKGKRELFSVDRANPFTGDKTPVLGVDGSGAAGIQQSGLGLKPDLEYEGRIILKATPGITAVKVTLSRGEESQSVTIDKLGTIFSAYPLKYQSGAMTHNASLTIEPEGNGKVWVGTASLMPSDNIEGFRSDVIALLKELNAPVYRWPGGNFVSGYNWKDGIGDRDRRPPRKNPAWQGVEHNDVGLHEFISFCEILGTEPYIAVNAGLGDSKQAREEVEYCNGSAETPMGRLRAANGHPEPWNVKWWSIGNEMYGNWQLGHMSTEDFVRKHNAFADAMRSVDPDIKLIAVGELGDWDRMVLTNCSESMDLISEHFYRQDWHGGGLMTHVKQIPDAIREKAEAHRQYRKEIPQLEGKDIRICMDEWNYWYGPHIYGELGTRYFMRDAMGIAAGLNEYSRQSDMVFMANYAQTVNVIGCIKTNTTSSILDATGQVLKLYRQQFGTIPVAVSGETRPVDIAATLDSEGQTVTISVVNATRDKVKIPVTLLNGTVTGEGELWQVTAPDIMATNEPGRPENVKITGPASVPSVGELTVGPASINLFVFKLKN